The following coding sequences lie in one Pseudomonas monsensis genomic window:
- a CDS encoding response regulator encodes MIRVLVAEDHTIVREGIKQLIGLAKDLQVVGEASNGEQLLETLRSVPCEVVLLDISMPGVNGLEAIPRIRALNNPPAILVLSMHDEAQMAARALKIGAAGYATKDSDPALLLTAIRKVAAGGRYIDPELADRMVFEVGLTDTRPLHSLLSEREFSVFERLAQGANVNDIAQQLALSSKTISTHKARLMQKLNITSLAELVKYAMEHKLL; translated from the coding sequence TTGATCCGTGTACTGGTAGCCGAAGACCACACCATCGTCCGCGAAGGCATCAAGCAATTGATCGGCCTGGCCAAGGATCTGCAAGTGGTGGGGGAGGCGAGTAATGGCGAGCAGTTGCTGGAAACCCTGCGCAGTGTGCCGTGCGAGGTGGTGTTGCTGGATATCTCCATGCCCGGGGTCAATGGCCTGGAAGCGATTCCGCGGATTCGCGCGCTGAACAACCCGCCCGCCATTCTGGTGCTGTCGATGCACGATGAAGCGCAGATGGCCGCCCGTGCCCTCAAGATCGGTGCGGCCGGGTATGCAACCAAGGACAGTGATCCGGCCCTGTTGCTGACCGCCATCCGCAAAGTGGCGGCGGGCGGCCGTTACATTGATCCGGAACTGGCCGATCGCATGGTTTTTGAAGTCGGCCTGACCGATACGCGGCCATTGCACTCGCTATTGTCAGAGCGCGAATTCTCGGTGTTCGAACGCCTGGCCCAGGGCGCCAATGTCAATGACATCGCCCAGCAACTGGCCCTGAGCAGCAAAACCATCAGCACCCACAAGGCGCGGCTGATGCAGAAGCTCAACATCACCTCACTGGCCGAGCTGGTCAAATACGCGATGGAACACAAGCTCCTTTAG
- a CDS encoding PAS domain-containing sensor histidine kinase, which produces MKRFCCLWVIGCLWFPLMGWAAPASPAHVAQLSASQQQWLAQHNELRVGLVLQAPYAQYDRRLQKLSGANVELMKWLAQALNVELSWRNFPDLGRLESALREGEIDVAPGLSQTPSALRLWQFSDPYMRVPQLVVSDQKASGVVDLEKLDSQTRVAVRMPSTTADYLRGTYPHLNLQGVPLERQALQLLLSQQASYAVVDEAQLGRLSAEPEFAELVVVGDIGLPQLLRVGTRRDWPELAGIVQSALRAIPAKDLERLHSQWLQPKYPRLSESPGFWQNLSLLFAVMLLSCVAIVFWQRRQQHSLEQRLLAAREDIALRAASEEALRLTQFSIDQSTVGILWVNWDSHVRYANRAAEVMLGYPVGGLIERPLIDFEPGLHMDRWLNLWKRARASEEGPLSFETSCVRADGGILPADVSLSFLRFRDSEYLVVYLTDVTERRRALAALQESEARLQGIAANVPGLVFRLERAPVTGQIDFAYISEGSESLVGYAPATIAHRDMGLRSLVHPDDKASYHRTQDQALDTDSDWSWQGRILTRQGQQRWAEIKAITRQLEDGAYVWDGIVWDITESKRIELELAASREQLRELSAHLESVREEEKARIAREVHDELGQMLTVLKLETSMCELAYAQLDPGLNERLNSMKRLIAQLFQLVRDVATALRPPILDAGIASAIEWQARRFEARTQIPCLVQVPDNLPALSDAKAIGLFRILQEALTNVMRHAQAHTVELTLALEGDELRLTVSDDGVGFVAATGRPTSFGLVGMRERVLIMGGRLALESEPGEGTSLTVWVPVSEV; this is translated from the coding sequence ATGAAGCGATTTTGCTGCCTGTGGGTTATCGGCTGTTTGTGGTTTCCCTTGATGGGCTGGGCGGCGCCTGCGTCCCCGGCGCACGTTGCGCAATTGTCCGCGAGTCAGCAGCAGTGGCTGGCACAACATAATGAATTGCGGGTCGGGCTGGTGCTGCAGGCGCCGTACGCGCAATACGACCGGCGTTTGCAGAAGCTCTCCGGGGCCAACGTCGAGTTGATGAAGTGGCTGGCCCAGGCCCTTAATGTCGAATTGAGCTGGCGCAATTTTCCCGATCTGGGACGACTGGAGAGCGCCTTGCGCGAAGGCGAAATCGACGTCGCCCCGGGCCTGAGCCAGACCCCGAGTGCGCTGCGCCTGTGGCAGTTTTCCGACCCGTATATGCGCGTGCCGCAACTGGTGGTCAGTGATCAGAAGGCCAGCGGTGTGGTGGATCTGGAGAAACTCGACAGCCAGACCCGTGTCGCGGTGCGCATGCCCAGTACCACCGCGGATTATTTGCGCGGCACCTATCCCCATCTGAATCTGCAAGGCGTGCCGCTGGAGCGTCAGGCGTTGCAGCTACTGTTGAGTCAGCAGGCGTCCTACGCGGTGGTCGATGAGGCGCAGCTCGGGCGGCTGTCAGCCGAGCCAGAGTTCGCCGAGCTGGTGGTGGTCGGTGACATTGGCCTGCCGCAATTGCTGCGGGTCGGTACGCGTCGTGACTGGCCGGAGCTGGCCGGTATCGTCCAGAGTGCCTTGCGCGCGATCCCGGCCAAGGATCTGGAGCGCCTGCACAGCCAATGGTTGCAACCCAAGTACCCGCGACTGTCGGAGTCACCGGGGTTTTGGCAGAACCTCAGTCTGTTGTTCGCGGTCATGTTGCTCAGCTGCGTGGCGATCGTGTTCTGGCAACGGCGCCAGCAGCACAGCCTCGAGCAGCGCTTGCTCGCCGCACGGGAAGACATTGCCCTGCGCGCGGCCAGCGAAGAAGCGCTGCGGCTCACGCAGTTTTCCATTGATCAAAGCACGGTCGGCATTCTCTGGGTCAACTGGGACAGCCATGTGCGCTACGCCAACCGGGCGGCGGAAGTCATGCTTGGTTATCCCGTCGGCGGTCTGATCGAGCGACCGCTGATCGACTTCGAGCCGGGTCTGCACATGGACCGATGGCTCAACCTGTGGAAGCGCGCGCGGGCCAGTGAAGAAGGGCCGCTGAGCTTTGAAACCAGCTGCGTGCGTGCCGATGGCGGCATCCTGCCGGCGGACGTGTCACTGAGTTTTCTGCGATTTCGTGACAGCGAATACCTGGTGGTTTATCTCACCGACGTCACCGAGCGCCGCCGCGCACTCGCCGCGTTGCAGGAAAGCGAGGCGCGCCTGCAAGGCATTGCCGCCAACGTCCCGGGTCTGGTGTTCCGCCTGGAGCGGGCACCGGTGACCGGACAGATCGACTTTGCCTACATCAGCGAGGGCAGTGAAAGCCTGGTCGGTTACGCGCCGGCCACCATTGCCCATCGCGACATGGGCTTGCGCAGCCTGGTGCACCCGGACGATAAAGCCAGTTACCACCGGACCCAGGATCAGGCGCTGGACACCGACAGCGACTGGTCGTGGCAGGGCCGCATCCTCACGCGTCAGGGCCAGCAGCGCTGGGCCGAGATCAAGGCGATCACCCGGCAACTGGAGGACGGCGCTTATGTCTGGGACGGCATCGTCTGGGACATCACCGAAAGCAAGCGCATCGAACTGGAACTGGCCGCCTCCCGCGAGCAATTGCGCGAACTGTCGGCGCACCTTGAGAGCGTGCGTGAAGAAGAGAAGGCGCGCATTGCCCGGGAGGTGCACGATGAGCTGGGGCAAATGCTCACGGTGCTGAAACTGGAAACGTCGATGTGCGAATTGGCCTACGCGCAGCTCGATCCTGGTCTGAACGAACGGCTGAACAGCATGAAGCGCCTGATCGCCCAGTTGTTCCAGTTGGTGCGGGATGTGGCGACGGCGCTGCGCCCACCGATTCTCGATGCCGGGATTGCCTCGGCGATTGAATGGCAGGCGCGGCGCTTCGAGGCGCGCACGCAGATTCCGTGTCTGGTGCAGGTGCCGGACAATCTGCCGGCGCTCAGCGATGCCAAGGCGATCGGGCTGTTCCGGATTCTGCAGGAGGCACTGACCAATGTGATGCGGCATGCCCAGGCGCATACTGTGGAACTGACGCTGGCGCTGGAAGGCGATGAATTGCGTCTGACCGTCAGCGATGATGGCGTAGGATTCGTCGCCGCTACCGGTCGGCCGACTTCGTTCGGGTTGGTGGGCATGCGCGAGCGGGTGCTGATCATGGGCGGGCGGCTGGCGCTGGAGAGTGAGCCGGGGGAGGGCACCAGCCTGACTGTGTGGGTGCCGGTGAGTGAGGTTTGA
- a CDS encoding alpha/beta hydrolase family protein translates to MPSVYRLAMPALCLSLILPCAFSVNAADPAPAAEKPAEEKPVERQPLLERSQEEAAALERKVPAQEQQQLQAGSDTFLALWKPANTADPKGAVIIIPGAGETADWPQAIGPLRQKLPDAQWSSLSITLPDLQSDAIAPRVVETPVAPKAAESGSKDSTTAQPIEQAAGGEADVADQVVAETTEEHSKADAERIFARIDAAIAYAEQQSVRSIVVLGHGTGAYWAARYLSEKQTAQVEKFIMIDAQAPTKAKPQLVELTPALKLPTADIFYMDKPLDRHAALQRMQASKRLKTSAFSQVALKALPDNKAEQEQLFRRVRGWLNPQNVD, encoded by the coding sequence ATGCCCTCTGTTTACCGCCTGGCAATGCCAGCATTGTGCCTGTCGCTGATCCTGCCTTGTGCGTTTTCCGTCAACGCCGCCGACCCTGCTCCAGCGGCCGAGAAACCGGCCGAAGAAAAACCGGTCGAACGCCAGCCACTGCTTGAGCGTAGTCAGGAAGAGGCCGCCGCACTGGAACGTAAAGTGCCGGCGCAGGAACAGCAACAATTACAGGCCGGCAGCGACACCTTTCTGGCCCTGTGGAAACCGGCCAACACCGCCGATCCCAAAGGTGCGGTGATTATCATCCCCGGCGCTGGCGAAACAGCTGACTGGCCGCAAGCAATCGGCCCGTTGCGGCAGAAATTGCCGGACGCGCAGTGGAGCAGCCTGAGTATCACGCTGCCCGACCTGCAAAGCGATGCCATTGCACCGCGCGTCGTCGAAACACCGGTGGCGCCGAAAGCCGCGGAGTCCGGCAGCAAGGACTCGACCACCGCGCAACCCATCGAACAGGCTGCCGGCGGCGAAGCGGACGTCGCCGATCAGGTGGTCGCCGAAACGACTGAAGAACACTCCAAGGCGGACGCCGAACGAATCTTCGCGCGTATCGACGCGGCGATTGCCTACGCCGAACAGCAAAGTGTCCGCAGTATTGTCGTACTCGGTCACGGTACCGGCGCCTATTGGGCCGCCCGTTACCTGAGCGAAAAACAAACGGCGCAGGTGGAGAAATTCATCATGATCGACGCGCAGGCACCGACCAAGGCCAAGCCACAACTGGTGGAACTGACGCCTGCCTTGAAACTGCCGACGGCGGACATTTTCTACATGGACAAGCCACTGGATCGTCACGCGGCGCTGCAGCGCATGCAGGCGAGCAAGCGTTTGAAGACCTCGGCTTTCAGCCAGGTGGCGCTCAAGGCGCTGCCGGATAACAAGGCGGAGCAGGAGCAGTTGTTCCGGCGGGTGCGTGGCTGGTTGAATCCGCAGAACGTGGATTGA
- a CDS encoding TerB family tellurite resistance protein produces the protein MLWPGTLIGAGAGFAIASIPGAMLGALLGQALDRRLHLQSWGHLREKLGGRPMLRNDELLFVLLGRLAKSDGRVTDGHIQQARNEMRALEMSEPATRRAIAAFNRGKSGSDNLRGYLRRLGGQPHAAEGVLRACWRMVWADGRAGVSERELLAQWGKWLGWTTHQVQALASDYEPGKRPIVSAAVSYQEAMRLLGVSATSEPAQIKRAYRRLLSRHHPDKVAGSGATPAQVHEATERTRELHNAYTLIRQRRDFR, from the coding sequence ATGTTGTGGCCAGGGACTCTGATTGGAGCCGGAGCGGGTTTTGCGATCGCCAGCATTCCGGGGGCCATGCTTGGGGCGTTGCTGGGACAGGCGCTGGATCGGCGTCTGCATTTGCAGAGCTGGGGGCACTTGCGGGAAAAGCTCGGCGGCCGGCCGATGCTGCGCAACGACGAATTGTTGTTCGTGTTGCTCGGGCGTCTGGCCAAGAGCGACGGGCGCGTGACCGACGGCCATATCCAGCAGGCGCGCAACGAAATGCGCGCCCTGGAAATGAGCGAGCCGGCCACGCGTCGGGCCATTGCGGCGTTCAACCGTGGCAAGTCCGGCAGCGATAACCTGCGCGGTTATCTGCGGCGCCTGGGCGGCCAGCCCCATGCGGCCGAAGGTGTATTGCGCGCCTGTTGGCGGATGGTCTGGGCCGATGGCCGTGCCGGCGTCAGCGAGCGTGAACTGTTGGCGCAATGGGGCAAGTGGCTGGGCTGGACGACGCATCAGGTGCAGGCGCTGGCCAGTGATTACGAACCGGGCAAGCGGCCAATCGTCAGCGCGGCGGTAAGCTACCAGGAGGCGATGCGTTTGCTGGGCGTGTCGGCGACCAGCGAACCGGCGCAGATCAAACGGGCGTACCGGCGTCTGCTCAGTCGTCATCATCCGGACAAAGTGGCGGGTAGCGGAGCGACGCCGGCGCAGGTGCACGAGGCGACCGAAAGGACGCGCGAGTTGCACAATGCCTATACGTTGATTCGTCAGCGGCGCGACTTTCGCTAG
- the murU gene encoding N-acetylmuramate alpha-1-phosphate uridylyltransferase MurU: MKAMILAAGKGERMRPLTLTTPKPLVRAGGVPLIEYHLRALAAAGFNEVVINHAWLGQQIEDYLGDGTQFGLSIQYSPEGEPLETGGGIFRALPLLGDDAFLVVNGDIWTDYDFSVLHQPITGLAHLVLADNPAHHPTGDFSLVDGRVNDGQADAATLTYSGIAVLHPQLFDGCADGAFKLAPLLRKAMAAGEVTGERLKGHWVDVGTHERLAEAETLIEASR; encoded by the coding sequence ATGAAGGCAATGATTCTGGCGGCAGGCAAAGGCGAGCGCATGCGCCCGCTGACCCTGACCACACCGAAACCGCTGGTGCGTGCCGGTGGCGTGCCGTTGATCGAGTATCACCTGCGTGCCTTGGCGGCCGCCGGTTTCAACGAAGTCGTGATCAATCACGCCTGGCTCGGTCAGCAGATCGAGGATTACCTGGGGGACGGCACTCAATTTGGCCTGAGCATTCAGTACTCGCCGGAAGGCGAACCGCTGGAAACCGGTGGCGGGATTTTCCGTGCGTTGCCGTTGCTTGGCGACGATGCGTTCCTGGTGGTCAATGGCGACATCTGGACCGATTACGACTTCAGCGTCCTGCATCAGCCGATCACCGGTCTGGCGCATCTGGTCCTGGCGGACAATCCGGCGCATCACCCGACCGGGGATTTCTCGCTGGTCGATGGGCGTGTGAATGATGGTCAGGCGGATGCCGCGACGCTGACCTATAGCGGTATCGCTGTCCTCCATCCGCAGCTGTTCGACGGCTGCGCCGACGGTGCCTTCAAACTGGCACCGCTGTTGCGCAAAGCCATGGCGGCAGGCGAGGTGACCGGCGAGCGGCTGAAAGGTCATTGGGTGGATGTCGGGACGCACGAGCGTCTGGCTGAGGCCGAAACCTTGATAGAAGCGAGTCGCTGA
- a CDS encoding aminoglycoside phosphotransferase family protein, giving the protein MPDQDVRLQHLKVWLDEQLENLFADQGWGAVPPATLTAASSDASFRRYFRWEGAGRSFVVMDAPPPQENCKPFVDIAFLLAKSGINVPKIYAEDLERGFLLLNDLGNKTYLDVIDSENADALFRDALQSLLAFQQLPMVAPLPSYDVALLRRELELFPEWYVKRELGIEFDATQQQQWQRISDLLIDSALAQPKVLVHRDYMPRNLMISEPNPGVLDFQDAVYGPVTYDVTCLFKDAFLSWPEERVRGWLESYWQQAAALNIPVQPDFQDFLRASDLMGVQRHLKVIGIFARICHRDGKPRYLADVPRFFSYIEAVIARRPELAELQALFTRLRGGATA; this is encoded by the coding sequence ATGCCTGACCAAGATGTACGCTTGCAACACCTGAAAGTTTGGCTCGATGAACAGCTGGAAAACCTGTTTGCAGATCAAGGCTGGGGCGCCGTGCCCCCGGCCACGTTGACTGCGGCCAGCAGTGACGCGAGTTTCCGCCGCTATTTCCGTTGGGAAGGTGCGGGTCGCAGCTTCGTCGTGATGGACGCGCCGCCGCCCCAGGAAAACTGCAAACCGTTCGTGGACATCGCCTTTTTGCTGGCGAAATCCGGCATTAACGTGCCGAAAATTTATGCCGAAGACCTCGAACGCGGATTTCTTTTGCTCAATGACCTGGGCAACAAGACCTATCTCGATGTGATCGACAGCGAAAATGCCGACGCGTTGTTCCGCGATGCCCTGCAATCTCTGTTGGCTTTTCAGCAATTGCCGATGGTGGCACCGCTGCCGAGCTATGACGTCGCGCTGCTGCGCCGTGAGCTGGAACTGTTCCCGGAGTGGTACGTGAAGCGTGAACTGGGCATCGAGTTCGATGCGACTCAACAGCAGCAGTGGCAGCGCATCAGTGATCTGCTGATTGACAGCGCTCTGGCGCAACCGAAGGTGTTGGTGCACCGCGACTACATGCCGCGCAACCTGATGATCAGCGAACCGAATCCGGGGGTGCTGGATTTTCAGGATGCGGTCTATGGTCCGGTGACCTATGACGTGACCTGCCTGTTCAAGGACGCCTTCCTCAGCTGGCCTGAAGAGCGCGTACGCGGCTGGCTGGAAAGCTACTGGCAGCAAGCCGCTGCACTGAACATCCCGGTGCAGCCGGATTTTCAAGATTTTCTGCGCGCCAGCGACCTGATGGGCGTGCAGCGTCACCTGAAAGTCATCGGCATCTTCGCCCGCATCTGCCACCGCGATGGCAAGCCGCGCTATCTGGCCGACGTGCCGCGCTTCTTCTCTTATATAGAAGCGGTGATTGCCCGGCGTCCTGAACTGGCGGAGTTGCAAGCGCTGTTTACCCGCCTGCGAGGTGGAGCAACGGCATGA
- a CDS encoding LPS-assembly protein LptD: MALKSPAFRKKFPLLVTGSLLAMQPLASQFVVAAEQYDCSVSATGGWDCSPKTPAAALPPRPVHDGSAVSATGEAPAENGSVADTGAKPVLVTEAKGRGLKSRSEDFSHLDWVPREKLTAAQLAETGPYCSGAYIEPIRPGMNDKTNKSDAPTFIGAKASRYNTDDQVGTLAGDVVLRQGSMQVESDEASLYQAESRAELNGDVRIRDNGALIVGDHADVQLDTGEAKVDNAEYVMHKSRIRGNALYAKRAENAIIRLKDGTYTTCEPNSNAWQLKGNNITLNPATGFGTATNVTLRVKDIPVLYTPYIYFPIDDRRQSGFLPPTIGTGSDTGFMLVTPYYFNLAPNYDATLYPRYMAKHGLLMEGEFRYLTKSSEGQFGAAYLNDESNERDKQTDSEKTRYMYNWQHTGGLDSRVLTRVDYTKISDPFYFQDLETDQIGVKSSDYVNQMGSVSYRGDNYTASLNAQAYQLATISNITPYDRLPQITLGGLLPYHPEGLNFSYNTELVRFDRDLRSGKVFDKDGGPFDANGFPVGADRLDENVQGLARANGNRLNLAPAVSLPLNWSYGFLKPTLKYQYTQYDLDLDSTGKTQIDKQTAAQDKLLGTYDRNQNRAVPIASIDSGLYFDRNTQWFGKDYRQTLEPRLFYLYVPKVDQEDIPIFDTSESTFSYSSLFRDNRFTGADRVGDENKLSLGVTSRWIEDNGFERQRISVGQAMYFKDREVQLPGIDASTREDAKSKVSPYALEYEYRWNRDWRTTADYNWDPDSRSPRSGSAMFHYQPEDNPNKVINAGYRYRNDQVRYDQSTGKWTVGNVSYGTPGTDGYVKDYYKIKQHDFSVIWPIVPQWNAISRWQYDYNRNRTLEAFGGFEYDNCCWKLRLINRYWVSYDEFSQEAPQNEKGDHGVFLQIVLKGLGGLTGAKVESFLDKGIQGYREREDQAF, translated from the coding sequence ATGGCATTGAAATCCCCCGCGTTTCGTAAAAAATTTCCGTTGTTGGTAACCGGCAGTCTGCTGGCTATGCAACCTCTGGCCAGTCAATTCGTTGTTGCCGCCGAGCAGTATGACTGCTCCGTCTCGGCTACGGGTGGCTGGGACTGTTCGCCCAAGACGCCGGCGGCTGCATTGCCACCGCGTCCGGTGCATGACGGCAGTGCCGTCAGCGCCACCGGCGAAGCCCCGGCCGAGAACGGTTCGGTTGCCGACACTGGCGCCAAACCGGTCCTCGTCACCGAAGCCAAGGGCCGTGGCCTGAAATCCCGTAGCGAAGACTTCAGTCACCTCGACTGGGTTCCGCGCGAGAAGCTCACCGCCGCCCAATTGGCCGAGACCGGACCTTACTGCTCTGGTGCCTATATCGAACCGATTCGTCCTGGCATGAATGACAAGACGAATAAAAGTGACGCCCCGACCTTTATCGGCGCGAAAGCCTCGCGCTATAACACCGATGATCAAGTCGGTACGCTGGCCGGCGATGTCGTCCTGCGTCAGGGCAGCATGCAGGTCGAGTCCGACGAGGCCAGCCTGTATCAGGCCGAAAGCCGCGCCGAACTCAATGGCGACGTGCGTATCCGTGACAACGGCGCGCTGATCGTCGGCGACCATGCCGATGTGCAGCTCGACACCGGTGAAGCCAAGGTCGACAACGCCGAATACGTGATGCACAAATCGCGCATCCGCGGTAACGCGCTGTACGCCAAGCGTGCCGAAAACGCGATCATCCGTCTGAAGGACGGCACGTACACCACGTGCGAACCGAACAGCAACGCGTGGCAGCTCAAGGGCAACAACATCACCCTGAACCCGGCCACCGGTTTCGGTACCGCGACCAACGTGACGCTGCGCGTAAAAGACATCCCGGTTCTGTACACGCCGTACATCTACTTCCCGATCGACGACCGTCGCCAGTCGGGTTTCCTGCCGCCGACCATCGGCACCGGCAGCGATACTGGCTTCATGCTGGTGACCCCGTACTACTTCAACCTGGCGCCGAACTACGATGCCACGTTGTACCCGCGTTACATGGCCAAGCACGGGCTGTTGATGGAAGGCGAATTCCGCTACCTCACCAAGTCCAGCGAAGGTCAGTTCGGTGCGGCGTACCTCAACGACGAGAGCAACGAGCGCGACAAGCAGACCGACTCCGAAAAAACCCGCTACATGTACAACTGGCAACACACAGGCGGACTCGATTCCCGTGTGCTGACCCGCGTCGACTACACCAAAATCAGCGACCCGTTTTACTTCCAGGACCTGGAAACCGACCAGATCGGCGTCAAGAGCTCCGACTACGTGAACCAGATGGGGTCCGTCTCCTATCGTGGCGATAACTACACGGCAAGCTTGAACGCCCAGGCTTATCAGTTGGCGACCATTTCGAATATCACGCCGTATGATCGCTTGCCGCAAATCACCCTTGGCGGTTTGCTGCCTTATCATCCGGAAGGTCTGAACTTCTCGTACAACACCGAGCTCGTTCGATTCGACCGGGATCTGAGATCGGGCAAGGTTTTCGACAAGGATGGCGGCCCGTTTGATGCCAACGGTTTTCCAGTCGGTGCCGATCGTCTTGATGAAAACGTGCAGGGGCTGGCTCGCGCCAACGGTAATCGCCTGAACCTGGCGCCTGCTGTCAGCTTGCCGCTGAACTGGTCTTATGGCTTCCTGAAGCCAACGCTGAAATACCAGTACACGCAATATGACCTGGATCTGGACAGCACCGGCAAAACCCAGATCGACAAGCAAACCGCAGCGCAGGACAAGCTCCTGGGAACGTATGATCGCAATCAGAACCGTGCCGTTCCGATTGCCAGCATCGACAGTGGCCTGTACTTCGATCGCAATACTCAGTGGTTCGGCAAGGATTATCGGCAGACCCTGGAACCTCGCCTGTTCTACCTCTACGTACCAAAGGTTGATCAGGAAGACATTCCGATTTTCGACACCAGCGAATCGACGTTCAGCTATTCGTCTCTTTTCCGTGACAACCGCTTCACCGGTGCCGACCGCGTCGGCGACGAGAACAAGCTGTCGCTGGGCGTGACCAGTCGCTGGATCGAAGACAACGGGTTTGAACGTCAACGTATCAGTGTTGGCCAGGCCATGTATTTCAAGGATCGTGAAGTACAGTTGCCGGGTATCGATGCAAGCACTCGTGAAGACGCGAAATCCAAAGTATCGCCGTATGCACTGGAATACGAATACCGCTGGAACCGCGACTGGCGCACCACGGCTGACTACAACTGGGATCCGGATAGCCGAAGCCCACGTTCCGGCAGTGCGATGTTCCACTACCAGCCTGAAGACAACCCGAACAAGGTTATCAACGCCGGTTATCGCTATCGCAACGATCAGGTACGTTATGACCAAAGTACCGGCAAGTGGACGGTGGGCAACGTTAGCTACGGCACTCCAGGCACAGATGGCTACGTGAAGGACTACTACAAGATCAAGCAGCATGACTTCTCGGTCATCTGGCCGATCGTTCCACAGTGGAACGCGATCAGCCGCTGGCAGTACGACTACAACCGTAACCGTACGCTGGAAGCCTTTGGTGGTTTTGAGTACGACAACTGCTGCTGGAAACTGCGCCTGATCAACCGTTACTGGGTTTCCTACGACGAATTCAGTCAGGAAGCTCCGCAAAACGAAAAAGGCGACCATGGCGTCTTCCTCCAAATTGTTCTGAAGGGACTCGGCGGCCTGACTGGCGCCAAGGTAGAGAGCTTCCTCGACAAAGGCATTCAAGGTTATCGTGAACGTGAAGACCAAGCTTTCTGA
- the surA gene encoding peptidylprolyl isomerase SurA — protein MNVKTKLSDCLRPLMLGALFLGTAANAAVQSIDKVVAIVDNDVVMQSQLDQRVHEVQQTIAKRGGGLPPPGVLDQQVLERLIVENLQLQIGERSGIRITDEELNQAVGTIAQRNNMTVEQFRAALAHDGLNYDDARDQIKREMIISRVRQRRVAERIQVSEQEVKNFLASDLGKMQLSEELHLANILIPTPESANSEAIQSAARQAMEVYQQLKQGADFGQMAVAKSGSDNALEGGDMGWRKAAQLPPPFDRELSSMAVGDITQPARTPGGFIILKLLAKRGGEAQMRDEVHVRHILVKPSPIRDEAKTKALVQSLYERILAGEDFAELAKNYSEDPGSALNGGDLNWIDPNALVPEFREVMAKTPQGQLSKPFQTQYGWHVLEVLGRRATDSTEQAREQQAMTVLRNKKYDEELQTWLRQIRDEAYVEIKLPGADQAAQ, from the coding sequence GTGAACGTGAAGACCAAGCTTTCTGATTGTCTGCGCCCGCTGATGCTGGGCGCGCTGTTCCTGGGCACGGCGGCCAACGCCGCCGTGCAATCCATTGATAAAGTGGTCGCCATCGTCGATAACGATGTGGTCATGCAGAGCCAACTGGATCAACGCGTCCATGAAGTTCAACAGACCATCGCCAAGCGTGGCGGCGGTCTGCCGCCTCCGGGCGTGCTGGACCAGCAGGTGCTGGAGCGTCTGATCGTCGAAAACCTGCAACTGCAGATCGGCGAACGTTCCGGCATCCGCATTACCGATGAAGAGCTGAATCAGGCTGTCGGCACCATTGCCCAGCGCAACAACATGACTGTGGAGCAATTCCGCGCAGCCCTGGCTCACGACGGTCTGAACTACGACGACGCCCGTGACCAGATCAAGCGCGAGATGATCATCAGCCGCGTGCGTCAACGCCGCGTGGCAGAGCGCATTCAGGTCTCCGAGCAGGAAGTGAAGAACTTCCTCGCTTCCGACCTAGGCAAGATGCAACTGTCCGAAGAACTGCACCTGGCCAACATCCTGATTCCGACCCCGGAAAGTGCCAACTCTGAAGCCATTCAGAGCGCTGCACGTCAGGCGATGGAGGTTTACCAGCAGCTCAAGCAAGGCGCTGACTTCGGTCAGATGGCCGTTGCCAAGTCGGGCAGCGACAACGCGCTGGAAGGCGGCGACATGGGCTGGCGTAAAGCCGCGCAACTGCCACCGCCGTTCGACCGCGAGTTGAGCAGCATGGCCGTTGGCGACATCACCCAACCTGCACGCACTCCGGGTGGTTTCATCATCCTCAAGCTGCTGGCAAAACGCGGTGGCGAAGCGCAGATGCGTGATGAAGTGCATGTGCGCCATATCCTGGTCAAGCCAAGCCCGATCCGCGACGAAGCCAAGACCAAAGCCCTGGTGCAATCGCTGTACGAGCGTATCCTGGCCGGTGAAGATTTCGCTGAACTGGCGAAGAACTACTCCGAAGACCCGGGCTCCGCGCTCAACGGCGGCGACCTGAACTGGATCGACCCGAACGCACTGGTACCGGAATTCCGCGAAGTGATGGCCAAGACCCCGCAAGGTCAGCTGTCCAAGCCGTTCCAGACCCAGTACGGCTGGCACGTGCTGGAAGTCCTTGGCCGTCGCGCCACCGACAGCACCGAGCAGGCTCGCGAGCAACAGGCGATGACGGTTCTGCGTAACAAGAAGTACGACGAAGAGCTGCAAACCTGGCTGCGTCAGATCCGTGACGAAGCGTACGTAGAGATCAAACTCCCTGGTGCAGACCAGGCAGCGCAGTGA